A single genomic interval of Zingiber officinale cultivar Zhangliang chromosome 4A, Zo_v1.1, whole genome shotgun sequence harbors:
- the LOC121970148 gene encoding MAPK kinase substrate protein At1g80180-like codes for MATLQRSATTFRRSGSSGLVWNERFFSGELAKRPAAELGEPLRHNQGVGPARGVTGGIARIRTKGPPTIAATEPPSPKVPACLCCGFSTGKHDTGKRAKRRT; via the coding sequence ATGGCGACGCTGCAGAGATCAGCAACGACGTTCCGGAGATCAGGGTCGTCAGGGTTGGTTTGGAACGAGAGGTTCTTCTCTGGAGAATTGGCTAAGCGGCCGGCAGCGGAGCTCGGCGAACCGCTGAGACACAACCAAGGCGTGGGGCCGGCGAGAGGAGTCACCGGAGGCATCGCCCGCATAAGAACCAAGGGGCCGCCAACTATAGCTGCCACCGAGCCGCCATCTCCCAAGGTGCCTGCCTGCCTCTGCTGCGGATTCAGCACGGGGAAGCATGACACGGGCAAGCGAGCCAAGAGGAGAACATAA